The genome window GCACAACAAATGAAACCAACGGTCGCTCTATATTAAAATTGTCCATTGAACATCTCTCGATTACCTTACCCACACTTACTTTGAATATATACAATCTTTTAGTTTTAAAGAAAAACATTCACCTATAAAATGATATTGTATCCCCCGATCGGAAAGCTTAAAAATCATCTCCCACACGCAATGTCACCGAACCTTCCTTACCTGAAGAGGAAAACATACAAATGGGAATCGATAATGCAACACAAACTCTCAGACATACAAAGCAATAACGTGGGAATGCACACAAACATCTGGCAATATTGCGTTGTCTTGCCTGGCGCGGTTATTGGAGACAACTGCAACATTTGCTCCCACTGCTTTATTGAAAATGACGTCATTATTGGGAACCGCGTCACAATCAAGTGTGGCGTTCATCTTTGGGACGGCATTACGATTGAAGATGATGCCTTTGTTGGCCCGAATGTCGCATTCACGAATGACAAATACCCTAAATCTAAACAGCATCTGAGCTCATTCCCCGCAACCATAGTCAAAAAAGGAGCTTCTATTGGAGCAAATGCCACAATTCTTCCCGGCATAAGCATTGGCACAAATGCTATGATTGGAGCTGGTGCTGTTGTTACAAAAGATGTCCCCCCCTATGCAATTGTTAAGGGAAATCCATCCAAAATCACCGGATATACAAACACACAACTGAATGAAAGCGAACAACCTGCCGTCTCCCCTCATGATTTTGACAATGATTCAGTTCTATTCCAATTAACTACAGCCAGTGATATCCGGGGAGACCTCATCGCTGGAGAATTTCCGAAGCACCTTCCTTTTGAGCCTAAACGAATATTTCTGGTGCATGGCGTACCCACAGGAAAAGTTCGCGGAGAGCACGCCCACAAAGATTGCCATCAATTCCTGATTGCAACACATGGGACGCTGAATGTCATCCTCGATGATGGAACATCACGCATGGAATACACACTCTCCTCACCAAATATGGGCCTCTATATCAAGCCGGGCGTATGGGGCATTCAATACAAATACTCTGCAGACGCCGTCTTATTAGTACTGGCATCGCACACATACGACCCCAGTGACTATATACGGAACTATGATGCCTTTCTCAAGTGGAAGCAGGAAAACTCATGACAATTCCCTTTCTAGATTATAAAGCGGTTAACCAGCCTTACTTTGAAAAAATTGAGGAAGCAGTCAAACGCGTCCTTAGATCAGGATGGTACGTTCTGGGAAAAGAAGTGAGTGCATTCGAAAAAGATTATGCCTCGTACTGCGGAACTAAGCATTGTATTGGCATCAGTAGTGGACTGGATGCGCTCGTACTCGTTCTCGAAGCCTGGAAAGAAATGGGCAAGGTAAAGGCCGAGGACCAGGTAATTGTCCCCGCAAACACCTACATTGCATCTATTTTAGCAATATCGAAGGCGGGACTGGACCCCGTTCTCGCAGAACCAGACATATACTGCAACATTAACCCCTCCGAAATTGAAAAACTGATCACCCCGAAAACCAAAGTTATTATGGCCGTGCACCTTTACGGACAGTGCGCCGACATGGATGCGATTAACGAAATTGCAAAAAAACACGACTTGCTAGTCATGGAAGACTCAGCCCAGTCTCAGGGCGCAACCTATAAAGGAAAAAAAGCTGGCGGACTCTCAAACGCAGCCGCGCACAGCTTCTATCCCGGAAAAAATCTCGGGGCAATCGGAGAAGGCGGAGCAGTCACAACCGATGATCAAGAATTGGCAACAACCATTTCGCTTCTTAGAAACTATGGATCTGAGGTTAAATACCACAACCAACTAAAGGGCCTAAACAATAGACTGGACGAACTTCAAGCAGCCATTCTTCGTGTTAAGCTGCCCTACCTTGACCAAGACAATGCAAAACGAAAACTGATTGCAGACACCTACCTTAAAAAAATACAAAACCCAAAAGTCTCACTGCCTATAATTGCCGAACACGGGACACCAAACTGGCATTTATTTGTCGTAATGACCAAAGACAGAGAAAGCTTTATCCAGCACTTAAAAGCAAACGGAATCCAGACAGCCATTCATTACCCAATCCCTCCTCACAAGCAACCCGCCTATTCAGAATGGAACGATCGCAGCTACCCCGAAACAGAACGAATCCATAAAGAATGTGTCAGCCTGCCGATTAGCCCTGCCCACACACTCAAAGAAGCTGTATTTATTGCAAACATAATCAATAACTTCTAATGAACGTCATCAAAAAAATGATTCAGAAACTGGCCGACAAATCGGCCAAACTGAAATGGTCGAAATATCATCTGTGCGCATGCCTCACAGCATGGCTACACGATGGACAATTCCTAATGGGAAAAGAGTGCCGACTTCAAGTTCCCCTGAAAGTGAACGGAAAAGGCCGCACTAAGATCGAAAATCAAGTTCGCCTTGGTTATCACCTCGCCCCCAAAACAGGCCGCGGTGAAATTCTTATTCAGGCCAGAACGCCCGAAAGCGAAATCATCATCGGAAAAGGAACTGCTCTCAGCAACAATATTGCACTGATTTCCTGCTCAAAAATATCAATTGGTACAAACTGTAACATAGGCGACCAGGTTTCCATATACGACACAGACTTCCACGAAATCTCTCCAGAAACACGCAACAACTCTGCCGGAGAAACCCTCCCTATAAAAATTGGCATGAATGTATGGATTGGAAGCCGAGTTATTATCCTAAAAGGTGTAGATATCGGCGACCACTGCGTAATAGCGGCAGGCTCCATCGTCACCAAGTCGATCCCGGATCGTTCATTGGCGGCAGGAATCCCTGCCAAAATCATTCGAACCATTTAAAGAAACCACTCATGCACCACGCCTTACTCATTGCAAAAAAGCAGATCGGAAAGCTACGGCTAAGACTATCAAAAGAAACCACACCGACAGCAATCATTATGGTCGATGGCGGTTTTTGCTCTGTTCTTTTGAAATATCTGATTGGACGCTACATCGAATGCACATACGGAATTCAGGTTCTATACGACCTAACCTGGTTCCAAAAAAATGGCCTGGACTGTGACGGAAAATTCACTCGCAAATTTCAGCTCACGCAAGTATTACCAGATCTAAAATTTCCTATAGCCACAGAACAAAAGATCCATTTCTTCAAGCGTTTCTTTTACAAACGCAACGCTGCTCCGTTCGTATTTAACGAAAATCTAGGCGAACCGCATGCCTACTGGGACGGATACTTTGCCAACTGGAAATATTTTGAGGCGATAAAAGACACAGCCCTCAAGGAACTGGATGTCGAAAAAATCCAGCTAAACACGGTCAATCGAAGAGCTCTCGACCAAATTAAAAGCAAAAAAATATCTGTGGCCGTTCATGTCCGGCGCGGAGACTTCATTAACTCCGGACTTTGTATTTTAACGGCGGACTACTACTTGGCAGCAATCCAACACATCCGCGAAAGATTTGCCCCCTGCGACATACATTTATTTGTCTTTTCTAATGGAATGGAGTGGACCAAAGAACACATTCTGGAGCGGATGCCACAAGCCGTTTCGTATACAACGGTAGAAATCAACGACAATGATCACGGCTACTTTGACTTAAGGCTGATCGCAGAATGCGATCATCAAATCTCATCAAACTCCAGCTTTGGCTATTGGGGGGGATTGCTCAACAAAAACCCGGATAAAATAGTGATCGTCCCCGACAAATGGATGCCCGACACATACACATCCGGAAACAAAAAAGCTCTCATCAACTCCGAGCATGCGCACCGGGTGCCAGGCTGGACTGTATTTTCGACTGAGACATATAACCCACTGGGTGGCTAGCCAGCAAAACACAGTCCAAATATTAATGATGCCACGACTTCTTTTTACGTATTTTTTTCTGAAAATAGAGATACCTGTTTTTTAATTGCCTTCTACGGGAGTAAAAGTTCTGAACATATTCACCTACCCAGTTCTGGACAGATTTATTCTTCTGTATAAATTTGCGGCAAACATTTTGCCCAGGATCTGAATCAACCTGTATTACAGTCACGCGATCCAACTTACAAATACACGGATCTATCCTTTCGTCACGGACAGCAACAACCAACAAGTCTACCTTAGCGTTGGAGAGTTTGGTTACGACGCGGAAGAAACGATCGATCTCCTCCTTGAGCCGATCAGCGTCTGTTAGCACATAATGTATAAAAAGGATTCGGTCAGCTTCCCCTAACCACTCGTAAATACGCTGGATTCTTCGCTCATATTTGGCCCGAACAACAGGAAGAACCTGTTCAATTGAAACATGTTCTGGGAAATCATGGTAAAAATCAAAATAATAGTTTTTATGTGCCACAACATGCGGCATCCCCTCTTTCCGACGTAATGCATCCGGACAAAAAAGCCTGTCAAACTGTCTTTCAAGCAATCGGCTCACACTGTCCAAATCCGTCATAACCCAGTCAAACGGTAACGATCCGTCACGCAGCCCACGTCGCTCCAGTTCTTTTGCAACACTGCAAAATCCGCCGATCGGAATGATTCTACTTTTATTTCCCATCTCAAACAGCCCTCTTAAGTCAGCCTCTTATCTTATCCGTAGTTGTTTTGCCCCGACAAGCCCTGCCTCCCATAAAACCCAAGGCATGTAAAAAACCGGACCGCCACGGCCTTCACCGGCTATTAGAATGAACTACTCCCGTCTCAAAACACCTGTTATTCCTTTAAACATGCGTGCTATCTTACAAGCCCGATGTTAATACATCTTGACGTTACGATCCGTCATGGGACATGACGTAAAAGCACTAGCTTGAATTTCGCGACAAAGGTGATCGATGAGTTTTGATTCTTTAATAAAATTTGGATACAATCTGCTTTACAGGATGAAATTCTATGAGGCCAGACTGATATGGTATCAGTTTTTCAACACCATCTCTCCCCTGAAATCGGAAGAAATCCGGCGCAAGATCGACAGCGCAGTTCACGAAAAGCGCTGCTCGACTGTCGCCGAGAAATATCTGGAACGCCTTGAAAAGGATGAACATTTTGAGCATTTCAAATCTCCCCCAGCGGGAGAGAAAATAATCTGGCAGTGTTGGTTTCAGGGGGAAGAAAATGCGCCGGAGGTCATCAAGAAGTGTTTTGAAACAGTCAAAAAATTCTGTGGAGATTATAAGAGGATTGTTTTGTCCGAAAAAAACATTCATGAGTATGTTGAGTTTCCCGACTTCATACTCAAGAAATATGAAAAAGGAATCATCTGCAAAGCTCATTTCTCAGATCTGCTGAGGGTATACCTTCTCTCCGAATATGGAGGTGTTTGGCTTGATGCGTCCGTATACCTCATCCGCCCCATCCCGGAAGATATCTTAGATGCCGATTTTTTTGTTTTCAAAAGACCGAAGACCAAACCGAACTCCAGAATAATAGGAAATTGGTTCATTGTCTCAAAACCTCACAGCATTCTGATCGAAATGATCAAGGAAAGCCTGACTCTTTTTTGGAAGGATGAGCACGACGAAATCGATTACTTTATTATGCATTATCTATTCTCGGTTGCTGTCAGGAAAAACAGCCTGTTTCAGAATGAGTTTGAAAAAATCCCGTTTTACTCCAACCGCAAGCCGCACCGGTTCGACCGGCTGCTTCACAGCAAAACGGGCTATTCCGACTCTCGGTTACGCAAATATCACAACGCTTTTTTTTGCCAGAAGCTGTTTCATCGACATCCTCTGGCTGGAGAACTGCTTAACCGAATCAACAAACTCAATTTGAACTGAGGAGTGCGTTGCGTACAGACTGAACAGCAGCAGAAAGTCATGAGCTTATCGAATCAAAGCCATAGCGCTCTTTGAACCGCTGAATTTTCCGTTCAACTTTCTTTATTCCGAACCATTTTATCCAATTCGAGAGAGGAATCACTTCCGAAGAACCGAATCCGTCAATCATAACAACCACAAGCCCCGCCCCCTGGTCGCGAACAATGATGTTATGATCCAAGATATCGCGTGTAATCACAACTTCGCTCCGGAGCAAAAAGAAAAATGTCTCCAATGCCGCAAACAGCTCGGTGGTTTTCCCATTTTCCGCCACATACTGCTGCACTGTCAAAGGCACACTGCCGTCCGCGTTTCGAACTAAATCGGTAACAATTCCCGGCCCGCAGTTGGTTCCAGAAATGCCATAACAGCGCGGAAAATGATTCCAAACAGAATCCGTATGTTTCTCAAGCACCTTAAAGGATTTGAGCTCGCGCAGATTGTCATCAAACATCGAGAGTGGGCGCAAGCGCTTATACCAGGGGGTCGCTTCCCGGCGTTTTACCGGATCCCCGTTCGGCCCCAGAACCTTTATACATTTAGAAGCATCATCCGGATGCACATAGCAAACGCGCCGACCGCCGCGCGCAAAAACCAAACCATCATTCAGCACTATCATGATACGCAGGAATAAACGTTAAAGTGAGAAGTCGAACCAACCGTCTTCTGTGACTGATATTTTCACCGTTTCGAATCCCTTTCCACATAAAAAGGGAGGGGGTATTGTTAGCGTAAATCATTAGATTTGCACGAAAAAAGAAGGATATCCTCATGCGGACAATCAGAAAATCGGCCCCCTCCGGCACCCGGCCTTTTTGAAAGACACTTCCCTGCCGAAGGCGCGAAGCTGTCAGCTCGCCTCATCCAATGCTGCATGCCGATACTCCAACGAAGAAACAAGTATCAGAAAATAGCCCATCAGCTCTACGCCTTCTTCAACAATCGTCTTGATGACACGATAATGGTCATCTTCGATCAGTTCCTTCCAAAATCCGCCATATCCGAACAAGCGGGAAAAAACAATCAGAACGAGAAGTCCGCTCATAAAAACCCCGAATGCGGGCTGCTGCATAAACTCTGCAACCGACTCAAAGACCCGGCGCATATTGCGAATCAAATAAACCGTAAAAACCGCCAGGAGAAGCAGTACCAGCATCTTCCACGCATGCCTGCAGACCAAAACATCGAGAAAATAATCAGATTCCCGCACGGCAACACAAAAAAGAAAACCAGACAGCATGACAGCGCATGGAGCACACCGCTCATTGCTCCGCCCGACCCACAGCAAAACCAGCGCCGTACTCATGGCAAAAACCGTCTCCAGTGTTTCCACCGGCCCGATTTCGTCATAAAACACCGGTCCGTATTCAACGGCTCCCCACAGCATTCCAGCAGCAATCACCCCGAGCAGAACCGCA of Tichowtungia aerotolerans contains these proteins:
- a CDS encoding DUF1796 family putative cysteine peptidase; its protein translation is MGNKSRIIPIGGFCSVAKELERRGLRDGSLPFDWVMTDLDSVSRLLERQFDRLFCPDALRRKEGMPHVVAHKNYYFDFYHDFPEHVSIEQVLPVVRAKYERRIQRIYEWLGEADRILFIHYVLTDADRLKEEIDRFFRVVTKLSNAKVDLLVVAVRDERIDPCICKLDRVTVIQVDSDPGQNVCRKFIQKNKSVQNWVGEYVQNFYSRRRQLKNRYLYFQKKIRKKKSWHH
- a CDS encoding capsular polysaccharide synthesis protein, whose translation is MSFDSLIKFGYNLLYRMKFYEARLIWYQFFNTISPLKSEEIRRKIDSAVHEKRCSTVAEKYLERLEKDEHFEHFKSPPAGEKIIWQCWFQGEENAPEVIKKCFETVKKFCGDYKRIVLSEKNIHEYVEFPDFILKKYEKGIICKAHFSDLLRVYLLSEYGGVWLDASVYLIRPIPEDILDADFFVFKRPKTKPNSRIIGNWFIVSKPHSILIEMIKESLTLFWKDEHDEIDYFIMHYLFSVAVRKNSLFQNEFEKIPFYSNRKPHRFDRLLHSKTGYSDSRLRKYHNAFFCQKLFHRHPLAGELLNRINKLNLN
- a CDS encoding YrbL family protein, producing the protein MIVLNDGLVFARGGRRVCYVHPDDASKCIKVLGPNGDPVKRREATPWYKRLRPLSMFDDNLRELKSFKVLEKHTDSVWNHFPRCYGISGTNCGPGIVTDLVRNADGSVPLTVQQYVAENGKTTELFAALETFFFLLRSEVVITRDILDHNIIVRDQGAGLVVVMIDGFGSSEVIPLSNWIKWFGIKKVERKIQRFKERYGFDSISS
- a CDS encoding DegT/DnrJ/EryC1/StrS family aminotransferase, coding for MTIPFLDYKAVNQPYFEKIEEAVKRVLRSGWYVLGKEVSAFEKDYASYCGTKHCIGISSGLDALVLVLEAWKEMGKVKAEDQVIVPANTYIASILAISKAGLDPVLAEPDIYCNINPSEIEKLITPKTKVIMAVHLYGQCADMDAINEIAKKHDLLVMEDSAQSQGATYKGKKAGGLSNAAAHSFYPGKNLGAIGEGGAVTTDDQELATTISLLRNYGSEVKYHNQLKGLNNRLDELQAAILRVKLPYLDQDNAKRKLIADTYLKKIQNPKVSLPIIAEHGTPNWHLFVVMTKDRESFIQHLKANGIQTAIHYPIPPHKQPAYSEWNDRSYPETERIHKECVSLPISPAHTLKEAVFIANIINNF
- a CDS encoding acyltransferase; this encodes MIQKLADKSAKLKWSKYHLCACLTAWLHDGQFLMGKECRLQVPLKVNGKGRTKIENQVRLGYHLAPKTGRGEILIQARTPESEIIIGKGTALSNNIALISCSKISIGTNCNIGDQVSIYDTDFHEISPETRNNSAGETLPIKIGMNVWIGSRVIILKGVDIGDHCVIAAGSIVTKSIPDRSLAAGIPAKIIRTI
- a CDS encoding alpha-1,2-fucosyltransferase; translation: MHHALLIAKKQIGKLRLRLSKETTPTAIIMVDGGFCSVLLKYLIGRYIECTYGIQVLYDLTWFQKNGLDCDGKFTRKFQLTQVLPDLKFPIATEQKIHFFKRFFYKRNAAPFVFNENLGEPHAYWDGYFANWKYFEAIKDTALKELDVEKIQLNTVNRRALDQIKSKKISVAVHVRRGDFINSGLCILTADYYLAAIQHIRERFAPCDIHLFVFSNGMEWTKEHILERMPQAVSYTTVEINDNDHGYFDLRLIAECDHQISSNSSFGYWGGLLNKNPDKIVIVPDKWMPDTYTSGNKKALINSEHAHRVPGWTVFSTETYNPLGG